Below is a window of Nicotiana tabacum cultivar K326 chromosome 19, ASM71507v2, whole genome shotgun sequence DNA.
CAATAAATGAGGTTAGAACGAATTGTTGGAGACTAGAGTCTAAGGACGTGTGACATAGATTatcaaatattttttgaaaaaattgatTTAGGTGAAGTTTTATTTGAAATTAAAAATGTGTTTGGACTTAAATTTTGGAGTAAGTTTTGACAtgctaaaaaaattatttttttcttttttcggctAAAAAATCCCAAATGATCATGATTTGACTCAAAAAGAGGTCTTAAGTTATATTTGGGATTTGgagttttggttttcaaaatcTTTCCAAAACTAAATTAATTctataaacacacacacacacatatatatatatatatatatatatatttatttttatttatttatttattataaaaaaaaactttcaaaACTTATGGCCAAATGCCTCCGCGTAACTGTAAACACTTAAATTGTAAAGTAATAATTTTTCGTTTGTCTAAGTTTTGTTGAATAGAATGACCTAATATATGTAGTAGTAGTACAAAGCATAAGTCTTCGATGGATTAATCGAGGCGTGCGTTAATGGTCTAAGAAGCCGCAATCGATTTCAATGTCATATGTGTCTCAATCGAGTAGCTTCTACACTGCATTAGATTCCAACCTCTAATCTTCCAGCATGACATGAATTTCATGAAAGAATTAACATTTGCTTAATTGATCTCAGGACTAATATATTTTGGGTTAAAAGTCCAAGAAACAGATAACTGCCTATGCACGATTATGGGAGGGATTACCGATTACATACAAGCCACTTTGATATTTGAACAGTCTTGTCAGGATTCCTCCCTTCACTTTTACTTCTCCAGTATTCCAATAATAaatatttacttttatttatcatttttaacatatcaagagaaaataatttttttttcttgatatACTTAcaatattaattactcatttcaaatcattttctcaaatccattaaaaatatgcatcaattaatatgtgtatcatgataaattatatatttcatttattatttcttaaggggtgtgCAAAGTTCATAgtagacaagtaaaagtgaacggagtgAGTATAAAACGTTTCTAACGTAAGTGTATTGGAAAAATGGATCTCATGCTCTACTAGTGTTGTTGGGGAGTCTTGTTCAGACACGTATTTTAGACAATAATGAAGTCCAGAACAAGGCCCTCGATTTTTGGATATCATCACTACAAATACTTTTGATGAGTCATGGAAAAACAAAAATACTTTGATGAGGTCTTGACATGGATTGTGTAATAATACCttcatgtatttatttttcctcttGCTTTTGGAGACAGGAGAATGATTGGtgtaagagaaaaaaagaaaacttcTTAAGTCACGTATCTAGCTTATGACAGCGGAGTTAGAAtttgtattttatgatttttaaattttaggataataattttaaatattaatttatgtATAAATTTAGTAAATTTTCTTAACACATATACAGAGGCGGTCAAGATTTTTAAGCTTGTGATTTTGaaattctaatcattttaagttattgagttttacattaataaattatatatattcaataaatttttcaAGACAAATACTAGATTTGAACCAGAGCTATTAGATTTAGCCGGATCTGCAAGGCAACTAACACTCTACATATACATAGCGTAGCCATAAAACTACCAAGTTCTATCGAACCCATATACTATATTAATTTACCTCGCCCCTGTAGCTTATAATTAAAGTTTGATAGTCATAAAGGGCTCAAAAGAGCTCACCACGTGCATGAAGTATTGATTGCCATAGACATTGTTGTAAGTAAATATTAGCGAAGCAATGAGAGAGCGGAAGGAAAAATTGCAGTGACAGATTGGTGAAAAGACCCCATTGTAATTATGTGCATTTAAACATAACTAGATCTAGATGTACAAGTTCAGAAAGCATTCAATTTATGAGGATAGTAATAATAGTTCTAAATCAAGAAGAGCCCCAAATTAAAGAGGACGGTTTAACTAGCGTTTCATCGTAGATtcttaaatttattttgaaaaatttgttttgggtgaagtttggtttgaaaaaatatgaaacacgacttatacccacaagttctaaaaactatcacaaatacccaataatatcattatcaataacattcattatattgtcgcaaaccatagtcctgaacataaataaatttgatacaaaattatcatttttataatgaactacatgatacactatcagatgacctagaagacgaagcaacatcgttacaaaataataaattgtgggctcttttataaaatataaaaatttgggacaatttaaaaaaaatataatagtgatattttggcccaagATTTGACCAAAATGTaagcaaaatctatggccaaatatgtgtttgccaaataaaattcaagtttattttgacaaaatctatAACCAAAAGGGTAGTCAACGGAGAGTAAAAACAGGTCCCCCCATAAAGACATCCCACGTGCCCTCATGTGACCCTATTTTGTGAAGTATATATCTGGGTTAGAGCCACCCTGCCAAAGTTAAAACTATATATTAGTACTAAAAACTAATTCATTGACAAAATTAAGCcccaattttgttttttttttaaaaaaaaattggacaTTCTGCCCCTTCtttctaataataataataatattccaCATGTTCTGTTTTGGCAAATTTATCGCTCTGGGATTGAATTAGTAATAGAACAAGTCACAAATCAAATTAACGTCTCTTATACCTAGCTTTAGCAGAAATCCAACGACAAGGATATTAAAATACATTTATAAACAAAAATAGCTGGGTTATTGGCTTGTGCGTTTAAGATTTTGGGTGGGAGTGCTTATAGAAGACAAAAAAGAAACTTTGAGTAAAACAGGCTGCTTATGAGTACTGCTATATGAAGGGTAGATTCGCTTCGCAAACGATAGGCATTACTAGCTAGTAAGTCGATAATTAAGAATCATCTCTTTTCCTACTTTGTATTTATATTATTCACCGCTTAGGAATTAATCCTGGTGATTGCAGCTTAATCCCTCATCTTCCAATACTGGTGCTGCTATAGTAATTCCTCGCAAATTCACCTATTTCTCACCTTCACgggaagaacaaaaagaaaagaaatgaaagaaagctAAAATTGTGTTTCTACTGTAATCTAATGGTCAATAAACTaggatttaaatttaaatataaacaaaaattatACTAGATGATTTCTTCTTGCTTAAATCTTAAAAATCACAGGTTGGCCTTGGCCAAAACGAAATAGTACCTAAAATAAAGTGTACTCCATGTTAGAgtagaaaaataaacaaaagtacAAGGAAGTATATACTACTATCAGATCTTGATGAGTAAATGATAGCACCTCGTATATATTAATTGTGGGAAGGTGAGATTAATGCTGCCATTCCATCGACAAGTACTCACTAGCGCGCCGCGCCTACATACACTCTCCTTCCTTTAGCTAGCTAGGCTCTCTGTCTTATTGTTAGTAATTCATTTATGTAAAAACATCACGGTCAGTTAGATACTTAAATTCGATCTCACTCTATTGTTTACTGCTCAATTCTTATTAATGGCGTTCCCCCTACTTAGATATTCAAGATACCCAAGGTGGTTTATGCTTTAGAATGCTGCTATTTGGCCAAACTCACCATGGCCCAACGATGGCCACACTGGTGAAATACCATTGAAGCCCTtattttatatttggcttaatagCCATTTTTTCCCTCCAAAATTAGTTAATAACTATTGATTATCCCAAAACAATGATCCCATAAATCATCATTCTCTCATGCATGGGAAGATCAAATGCCTTCGTATATGTATACCTATACTATTACGTTTTTTTTAAATACAATTTATACGGATGGGAAGATCAAAAGTCTAGTATGTATacataatattattttttcatttatatgGTATACCTTGTTATACCATACACTTATGTTAAGAGAGCTTTCATTAaacacataattcaccatcctTCCCCTAACCTAAATATGAATGCTAACTTAGAAACTAGTTTGGAGCCATTAAACCCGAATAACAACCTAGAAACTAGGTCGGAGTAACTAAGGAATGCATTACACATATCATTGGGGTTGAATTCGGACGACAGTTTGATGAATGAAGATGAGTCGGTCAACATTGATTCAGACGGCAACTTCAATGATGGAGAAGATCATGTTGAcgatgttgctgctgctgctgatgatgatgatgatgatgacgatgacgaCCATTATTTAGAGGAAGAGGGAGAAGGTGGAAAGGACAGAGAAATGTCTAATGAGTTCAATGAAGAAGATCTATTAATTGGTTCAATTACTGGGATGCGGTTCAGTAATAAGGATGTTATGTTTGATTTTTACAAAGAACATGCAAGATTATCAGGGTTTTGCATTGTCAAAAGAACATCAAACAAAAAAGGTGGTGATATTGTTAGGTATGTGCAATATGGTTGTGATAGGTCTAGGAAACCAAGGAATAAGCATGTTACCAATAGGAGGAACTGTCGTGCTAGAATAAATAGAATTTTGGAGGAGAATGGTTCGTGGCGTGTTTCAAAGGTGGTTAAAAACATAATCACCAATTGGAACCAGCACTATCGCGATTGATGGCTGGACACAGATCGCTTAGTAAGTTTCTTAAGAGAACTCTTGTAGACAAAGATATTGTGGCTTAAGACCCTCAAAAAATATAAGAGTCGTTGAAGTACTTGCTGGTGGCCTTGAAAATCTGGGTTGTACACCAAAGGACTGTAGAAATTATATTTTGAAGAGTAGAAACCTTCAATTGCAAGAATGGGACACACAATCATTACTCAAGTTTTTCAGTGACATACAACAAAAAGATAGGGAATTTTACTACTCCGTAGATGTGGATAGTTTTGGTCGACTTCGTAATATCGTATGGGTTCATTCACACTCCAAGGTTGCATATGAGGAGTTCTATGATGTAATATGCCTTGATACTACATACCTTGTGAATCGATACAATATGCCATTTGCTTTATTTGTTGGTGTCAATCAGCATAGGCAGTCCATACTTTTGGGATGTGCTCTTATGTCTAGTGAGGATATAACAAGTTACAAAATAGTACTCTCTACATGGCTTGGGGCTCTAAATAATGTTCGTCCATTAGCTATCATGACTGACCAATGTGATAGTATTAAGGCTGCCATCAATGCGTCGATGCCAAATACGGTACATAGATATTGCATATGGCACATATTCGCAAAGTTGCCTACGAAGTTAAGCGGAGTTCTTGATGGTAAGATTGCAAAGGCAGAATTTAAGGTTTTAGTCCTTGATAGCATTAGCGTTGCTGAGTTTGAGAGAAGATGGACTGATTATATTGCAAAATATAATTTAGATGGAAGGGATTGATTTTATAAGCTTTATTTGGAGAAGAAAAAATGGGTTCATGTATACCTAAATGACCACTTTTGGGCCGGGATGTTGTCCACACAAAGAAGTGAGGGAATGCATGCTTTCTTTGATGGATTTATCACCCGCCAAAGCACTTTGAAGCTATTTATTCAACAATATGAGTTAACTATAAGAGCTAAGTACGAGAAAGAATTGAAAGCTGAATATAGATCAAGGTGCTTTGAACCAAAATGTTTGTCTGAATTCGCATGCGAGTAAAAACTTCAAGCATGTTATACTCATGAAGTGTTTGAATTTTTTCAAGTACAGTTAAGAAAACTGTTCCATTGTGAAATCCGCACCCCTGAAGATCATCAAGCAAACCCTGGAGTGAAGAAATACATTATAACAGATTCTTCGCTCAGGAGTTTTAACACTAGAGATCCATTTGTATTCACGGTTGAATATACACCTATTGGCGAATATCTAAGTTGCAACTACAAATAGTTTGAAACAAGAGGTATTCTATGCTGCCATATACTTAAGGTGTTGTCTCATAAGAGGATTAAAAATATTAATGAGGTATATATTGAAAAGGTGGAGAAAAGATATTGTTCGTCTGCACTTGAAACGTTTCTTTCTAGAAGGTTACCCACGTATGACTTCTGAATATATATTGTACAGGGAACTATTAAAGCATTTTGAATgggtttgtgatattgcattggACACTGAAGTGATGAGGCAATATATTAAGTATGATTTGAACAGATTAGAACATGACCTTTTGAATTGAGATGGTGATATGATAGTTCCAAATTAGGATTTGGAAGATACAAATGACGGTATGGGTAGGGGTGGGGGTGGGGATGAGGGTGAGGGTGAGGGTGAAGGAAGAAATATAAGAGATCCTAGATACGTAGCTTCTCGTGGACGTCCAAGGTTTAATAGATATAGAGGGCGAATTGATTCATTCTTTAGAAGTTCACAAATGGGTGGTGGAAGTGGAGTTAGAGGTAATAAGAGGGGGTAGAGGTGGTGGTAGaaatggtggtagaggtggtgGTAGAGGCAGTGGTAGAGGCCGTGCTAGAAGAGGTGGTAGaggttgtaacgacccaacttgtcgttttaagaatttatgccccgttcagtgacttaaggtttcGAGCAACCTCGCAATATGTACTATGACCcacgtgtgtggtcgagtttgaattacggatgattcggagtgatttgggatacttaatTGCTAAAaagggagcttaagtcttaggattttgatcgtagtcggaactgtatgaagatgactccggaatggagttatgtcggttccattagctccgtataatgattttggacttaggagcgtgtccgaaaaattatttggaggtccatagtagaactaagcttgaaatggcaaaactcaaaattttaaaaagtttgatcggggggttgactttttgatatcggggtcggaatgcgattccgagagttggaacagctccgttatgttatttgggacttgcttgcaaaatttgacgtcattccgggttggtttgataggtttcggcaagagttttagaagttggaagtttttgaagttcataagttcgatttttggtgcgatttgtattttcggcataatttgatgtcatttgaaacctcgagcgagttcgtgttatgttatgggactggttagcATGATTgggcggggtcccgaggggctcgggtatgtttcggagtggtttcagacaaaattggagctgtttggactgctgttgctgaagtctgatttccttcttcgcgaacgcgaagggagtcccgcgttcgcgaagaggagtttgaggggctgatgatttgtccttcgcgaacgcgaagctgtgaacgcgaacgcgaagaaggagcagggcaagccttcgcgaatgcggcccaaaaaacgcgaacgcgaagaagaaaatgaagataggggcctggggtcgtttggccttcgcgaacgcgaagcttggaacgcgaacgcgaaggagttggtcagctggtcatcgcgaacgcgacaaagacttcgcgaacgcgaagatgaAATGATGGGGTAGAAgcagttggccttcgcgaatgcgacgcttgtcacgcgaacgcgaagaaggattggaGGCAGCTgaattttggccttcgcgaacgcaaaggaatggtcgcaaatgcgaagaagatgTATCTAGgaagaattaaaagtcccaaaaaatgggggtttgagttcataactcaaaatcaaattgggagggctgggttagctgagcaagcatccgcacatactgctagggctgcaagaagCTGGGGCCGagatagaggccgaggtagaggtcgagggaGGGCAtgtgctgcgactagagcacctgtcagaacaatagttggggagccactagtagctccagttgggggacaggtaccagaagcacctgttgttaccccaggACTTCAGGGGACTTTAGCACAGTTTCTAAGTATgcttggtacattaactcaggcggaattgatctctgttgcaccaaatattccaaagattgggggagtagctcagactcctatcaCAACTCTAGAGCAGCAgattcacgttggtcaggtttcgggtgtagtaccggtataacctgttattccggttcggcctgaggtcaggcccgaggcatcagaagaagaacaaaagagatttgaaaggtttaagaaatatgatccaccaactttcagtggcacagctacagaggatgcccaaagattttcgaaaaattatcaccgtattctccgcaccatgggtattgtggaagtgagcggagtttactttactatatttcaactgTGAGGCGCAGCATACCGGTAGTGGCacatctatgaagaaggtaggccagccgatgccacaccaccaatttgggctcaattttcgaaaatattcttgaaagagtttgttacCCAGACTCTCATAGATGtgtggcgcatagagtttgaatggttgcgtcagggcactatgacagtgtcagaatatgctatcaggttcagtgatttagcccgtcatgcacctatcttggttcctacaatcagagaacgggtccgtagattcattgaggggctcgattatgatatcaaaatatgcatggctcgagaattgcaaactgatgcttaatttcagcaagtagtggagattgcaaggaagattgagggtgttttaggcaaGGAAAAGGgggtctaaggaggccaaaaggtctcgaaaatctggagggttcagtggattttactcttcagctagaagcTATTATAGCGGAGGttcgagcagtcggtcagctcagtccgcacatcagaatactcggagtgctccagtttacagtgcaccaccgacacgagattcttacagtggttatttcagttatccggcacagactcagtacgagcagctgcggcctcagaggggttgttatgagtgtggtaatactaggcatatcatgagagattgtcccagacttaggaggggtggatttcatcagaacactccagctacaagctttattccagttgatactccacatgcacaatcagctagaggtggaggacaggcgggtagtgggcgcctaagaggtggaggcccgacccgttgatttaatccctatgatttggctgaggccaatacaccagatggtgtcattacaggtatgatcctgatttttattatagaaggatatttttcttaatttgattcggttctgaatattgaggtgaatcctcctattatgctccacttatgagtgagcttcgtaaatttatgacccacttatatgtgtatccctgttgggagatttaaagatgtgagcaTGTATCTGTCACTTTATTTTTGTGCatcattgagggctataagtccaaaaataaaaacaaaaaaaaattattattcaataCAGTgagtttaatgtgtttcggaataattgattctaatttttatgaattatgcgccctaccggtatgagggttcattatatgttgtgaagattgtttatgaaatatattgaaaagaagaaagaaaagaaagttgaaatttcAGTgtgcacaatgtgcaaaatactggTGATTCGgatttgaggacgagatcctcgcatttttacatgttgtgaaatatttaaatcgggctgcaagccgcgatggaagttatataaggacgaggtccttgtggtgaaatatttatgagtttaaaattctcccttgtgaaatttaatttgtgcaataatattaatagtgagtcatgcctgttaggcttatttgataatgcttgtatattttctgttcatattcatccatttttgtgctgtaaatattgaattttagcctatgaggtgagtgcccaggtggcgttaaatgtgactcattaattcgagtaagtaatcatgaggtcttcatgcctcacgttatgttgtcagtattgtgaaaattcgaaatgaggtgatggttaatatgagattaattgatgatgttagaattaattatgaacagcttttaaggCCAGAGATAcagtgatgagcatacatatgatgtgcttcatgtcttgatatcattatgatcaggcaatgctgagattaatgttattgatatataccctgtggtattttgttgg
It encodes the following:
- the LOC142173660 gene encoding protein FAR1-RELATED SEQUENCE 4-like, which translates into the protein MNEDESVNIDSDGNFNDGEDHVDDVAAAADDDDDDDDDDHYLEEEGEGGKDREMSNEFNEEDLLIGSITGMRFSNKDVMFDFYKEHARLSGFCIVKRTSNKKGGDIVRQRYCGLRPSKNIRVVEVLAGGLENLGCTPKDCRNYILKSRNLQLQEWDTQSLLKFFSDIQQKDREFYYSVDVDSFGRLRNIVWVHSHSKVAYEEFYDVICLDTTYLVNRYNMPFALFVGVNQHRQSILLGCALMSSEDITSYKIVLSTWLGALNNVRPLAIMTDQCDSIKAAINASMPNTVHRYCIWHIFAKLPTKLSGVLDGKIAKAEFKVLVLDSISVAEFERRWTDYIAKYNLDGRD